One segment of Calliopsis andreniformis isolate RMS-2024a chromosome 1, iyCalAndr_principal, whole genome shotgun sequence DNA contains the following:
- the LOC143183226 gene encoding uncharacterized protein LOC143183226 isoform X3, with protein sequence MQWFLTLFCHCLPQEAVLRVWDLIFLEGDEILLKTALSIWEGLSDRIMTVTSADEFYSIMGVLTREMLEFTDTNNLIKNIVSMGPLQGVTGLREKHRYNITPWARKLSDDDDSDTEEDERLAVAAAMFSMAQRLKKDRLPQTIGALQAMAPSSDRERLALDISTLKQQYAKLRERQRQAHIILSAACARQTMVPPPTSQAMNHLLVGKNALVSGKNRPLTLPSGNATPKTRPTPLSQSRRDRQGVTLHWKDTKKAKQKPSNSSDATEATIAVLQPTEAELASPKRSNGDSDSDSTSTELCDEPDRLSDVDSEDLTSASESYVMATDEEKNTRVENSPIPDRAIESSLPDETIGEDKAESSQDVKRTDYNLSDMSIAKITDQIRRLSAEDDNNSMVPQTFSVQSKILPDDPSTKESTLVKDKSTPDLAEVCTSDTSSLRKPLDLDDYEYLKFSSSTVTTKEDEVLVHESHKLKKSIEEVERVSLDKITSNLDDEVKDTVPKTAENENSTLFSEYSSPLKIKYDTVTDTPTQDLMSENEDRFKTSFDFTSRVSLDTKPYESPKPSSLVTDVSPTVVTTEKTSYCRTYVGHLPISPATVDEKLGKATPLTHGANSVAGMKPETPPNIEISSEKTYLSDRPQVQMKTFSDLKKSPKTPESTKSFSSGETMGPDSKPPSVTVSPRTPVRSESRDFSIDKSACSSVSSDSKTLVFRSGDSDVTRDSTKTDIKKPYEKSTSTTPMSTDSLRNKSENSPKLVVSSSSDSCSPSKIKSSERSFSSDLQSPISANSIKYTSNYNRRGPDDVSASPMDLSAATSPFYPISNPNQKTPPSPYGASRRRSSLDSTETSPEQKSTSSKESNKYLGYQTKFDSSLKSDVKDSDTIPRRTEGLVRPEFNAMKEDSSLAEKRNGDDDIKFYQSGSDYYRKDKDPLDDSADDPLSEKDVVPSLPQEKLDKHYLNYNYRHRDRSKGLERSSSSLDSRRYADMKSSASTDEFSTSIVKKRSSDILEDIKHLEAKANDGSTDSGMLTKKSSYIWEDLKSLEARRQDTFSNSASNFSKRRLEIPDINITGEGRKSYVVHPKINIDENSDSILKTVACSQNNGDSDDGRESKLGVWTKVKPRKKGNNGRRNSDRALKIIQENSAILQKILACQAKKRLPDLEEISKDITISPINEEISKIFSPILEKMGLNEHEINKELARINFKDFDSMTASNVSEFDAKINEELSKLSLIDDMEQMDHFDVDEVISHEYLDTREALIDRKINEELSKLLANYEEHSPASIATMDKGSSSQNVSEIDGLDLSSISTNVFSSYKSSNDSIETRSDLGSTQEPSISVDKYSQYTEKVLPYTVSKYRDDDSSPKSDIDIYRELEKLDKISSAQVLPDPTLELPQKELSSIPYVPNTSPFKDVSPLRYSKPVSIASYDTSPLKSAYDPYKTFDFKLKLSPKQASTNPFVTPYDKPIIDTNFEYINNKPEILTNTFDLPLKSPMMTKESLEFRVRYEEESARDVTSDYMSLQTNRTITTSNKTSYYSNGNSEPLTPTKYLPKEERCLDSTGSSFLDYSSEASDLLRRKYDALSPKEYSHGKSMEYDRHRGTLPSIDAESDIGSYLPTKPRDYHPLSPSRQFAEQHFTSPINHYASKLSPGLVDETKRPVSHPEYAGKVNISKYTELPDRAGSSSYRKSSLSLGNIGNSSKGVENNYIAATSPKTQFSPFPVRNPPRKPKELTLKLGLYSPKESDMEQLKRS encoded by the exons ATTCCTCGAAGGTGACGAGATTCTTCTGAAGACTGCGCTGAGTATCTGGGAGGGACTCTCAGA CCGTATCATGACCGTGACATCGGCGGATGAGTTTTACAGCATAATGGGAGTCCTGACTAGGGAGATGCTAGAGTTCACGGACACAAATAATCTTATAAAG AATATAGTTAGTATGGGACCTTTGCAAGGTGTGACGGGTCTGAGGGAGAAGCACAGATACAATATCACTCCGTGGGCAAGGAAGCTCAGCGACGACGACGATAGCGACACGGAAGAGGATGAAAGGCTGGCTGTAGCTGCCGCGATGTTCAGCATGGCGCAACGATTGAAGAAAG ATCGTCTGCCTCAAACGATTGGCGCGCTACAGGCAATGGCACCCAGCAGCGATCGCGAACGCCTCGCTTTGGACATCAGCACCTTGAAGCAGCAGTACGCCAAGCTGCGAGAGCGTCAGCGACAAGCGCATATTATACTCTCTG CTGCATGCGCACGGCAGACCATGGTACCACCTCCTACTTCTCAGGCCATGAATCATCTTTTAGTGGGCAAAAATGCGCTCGTGAGCGGGAAGAATCGACCCCTGACTCTGCCTTCTGGTAATGCAACGCCGAAGACCCGACCTACACCTCTTAGCCAGAGTCGGAGGGACCGACAGGGAGTCACGCTTCACTGGAAGGACACGAAGAAGGCGAAGCAGAAGCCTTCGAATTCATCAG ATGCGACAGAGGCCACCATAGCAGTATTGCAACCCACGGAAGCTGAGCTAGCATCTCCAAAGCGAAGTAATGGGGATAGCGACAGTGACAGCACGTCAACTGAGCTTTGTGACGAGCCGGATCGTCTCAGTGACGTTGACAGCGAAGATCTTACGTCAGCATCTGAGTCCTATGTTATGGCAACAGACGAGGAGAAAAATACTCGAGTGGAAAATTCACCGATTCCCGATAGGGCGATTGAGAGCTCGTTGCCCGACGAAACGATCGGGGAAGATAAAGCTGAGAGCTCGCAGGATGTTAAGAGAACGGATTATAATTTAAGCGACATGTCGATTGCGAAAATTACTGATCAAATCCGGCGACTGTCGGCGGAGGATGACAATAATTCAATGGTTCCTCAAACATTCAGTGTACAGAGCAAAATTTTGCCTGACGATCCATCGACGAAGGAGTCCACGTTGGTGAaagacaagtcaacgccagacctcGCCGAGGTTTGCACTTCGGATACCAGTAGTTTAAGGAAACCATTAGATTTGGATGActacgaatatttaaaattcagtAGCAGCACTGTTACCACTAAGGAGGATGAAGTACTGGTACATGAGAGTCATAAACTAAAGAAAAGCATAGAAGAAGTCGAAAGAGTGTCGCTTGATAAAATCACTTCAAATCTCGACGACGAAGTTAAGGATACAGTACCTAAAACTGCTGAAAATGAGAATTCAACATTATTCTCTGAATATTCTTCGCCACTGAAAATCAAGTACGATACGGTCACTGATACACCTACCCAGGATCTAATGTCAGAAAACGAAGATCGTTTCAAGACATCCTTTGACTTCACCAGCAGAGTTTCCTTGGACACGAAGCCCTACGAAAGCCCAAAACCCAGTAGTCTGGTCACTGACGTGTCTCCTACAGTAGTGACCACTGAGAAAACATCTTATTGTAGAACGTACGTCGGTCATCTCCCAATTTCTCCAGCAACAGTGGATGAGAAGCTCGGCAAAGCCACTCCACTCACTCATGGAGCAAACAGTGTTGCAGGGATGAAACCAGAAACCCCCCCAAACATAGAAATATCATCAGAGAAGACATACTTGAGCGATAGGCCACAGGTTCAGATGAAAACGTTCTCCGACTTGAAGAAAAGTCCCAAGACACCTGAGAGTACTAAATCCTTCAGCTCTGGCGAGACTATGGGACCTGACTCAAAACCCCCCAGTGTCACCGTGAGTCCAAGGACTCCTGTTAGATCAGAGTCAAGAGACTTCTCGATAGATAAATCAGCGTGCTCCTCAGTGAGCTCTGATTCGAAGACTCTGGTCTTTAGATCAGGGGACTCTGACGTGACGAGGGACAGTACAAAGACAGACATCAAGAAGCCGTACGAGAAGTCCACTTCTACTACTCCTATGAGCACAGATTCGTTGAGAAACAAGTCGGAGAACAGTCCTAAATTGGTAGTCAGCAGTTCTAGTGACTCGTGCAGCCCCAGCAAGATAAAGTCTTCCGAAAGGTCGTTCAGTTCGGACCTTCAGTCGCCGATAAGTGCCAACTCCATAAAGTATACCTCGAATTATAATAGAAGGGGCCCAGACGATGTGTCTGCCTCACCCATGGATCTCAGCGCAGCCACGTCGCCTTTCTACCCCATCTCGAACCCCAACCAGAAGACTCCTCCGTCTCCCTATGGCGCATCTAGGCGAAGGTCCAGCTTAGACAGCACAGAAACGTCGCCTGAGCAGAAGTCGACCAGCTCGAAGGAGTCAAACAAATATCTGGGCTACCAGACGAAGTTCGACTCCTCGTTGAAGTCCGACGTCAAAGACAGTGACACTATTCCTAGGAGAACTGAAGGCCTTGTTAGACCAGAGTTCAACGCGATGAAGGAGGACTCTAGCTTAGCTGAGAAAAGGAACGGTGACGACGATATCAAGTTCTATCAGTCAGGTAGCGATTACTATCGTAAAGATAAAGACCCCCTCGATGATAGCGCGGATGATCCTCTGTCAGAGAAAGATGTAGTACCCTCCTTGCCGCAGGAGAAGCTAGACAAACACTACTTGAATTATAATTACAGACACAGAGACAGGTCGAAGGGATTGGAAAGGAGCTCCAGCAGCTTGGACAGCAGAAGGTACGCTGACATGAAGTCGTCAGCCTCCACGGATGAGTTCTCCACTTCCATTGTGAAGAAGAGATCCAGTGACATCCTAGAGGACATAAAACACTTGGAAGCTAAGGCTAACGATGGCTCGACGGATAGCGGAATGCTGACGAAGAAAAGTAGCTACATTTGGGAGGATCTGAAGAGCCTGGAAGCTAGGAGACAGGACACCTTCAGTAACTCTGCCAGCAACTTCTCTAAACGTCGCCTGGAGATACCTGATATTAATATAACTGGGGAAGGGAGAAAATCCTACGTGGTGCATCCAAAAATCAATATCGACGAGAACAGTGACAGTATACTGAAAACTGTAGCTTGTAGTCAGAACAACGGTGATTCTGATGATGGTAGGGAGTCAAAGTTGGGAGTATGGACGAAGGTAAAGCCTCGCAAGAAAGGGAACAACGGGCGGAGAAATAGCGACAGAGCTTTAAAGATAATTCAGGAGAATTCTGCCATTCTTCAGAAGATCCTCGCCTGCCAGGCGAAGAAACGTCTGCCTGATCTCGAAGAGATATCCAAGGACATCACCATAAGTCCCATAAACGAGGAGATCTCAAAGATCTTCAGTCCCATATTAGAGAAGATGGGTCTAAATGAGCACGAAATCAACAAGGAGCTAGCCAGGATCAATTTCAAGGATTTCGACAGTATGACCGCCAGCAATGTGTCCGAGTTCGACGCGAAAATTAACGAAGAACTATCTAAGCTCTCGTTGATCGATGACATGGAGCAAATGGATCACTTCGATGTGGACGAAGTTATATCCCACGAATACTTGGACACCAGAGAGGCTCTGATAGATCGCAAGATAAACGAGGAGCTGTCGAAACTGTTGGCAAACTACGAGGAACATTCCCCCGCTAGTATAGCGACAATGGACAAAGGGTCCTCCAGTCAGAACGTCAGTGAAATCGACGGGCTCGATTTGTCCAGCATCTCCACCAACGTATTCTCCTCCTACAAGTCGTCCAACGATTCTATCGAGACCAGAAGCGACCTGGGATCGACGCAAGAACCATCGATCTCGGTGGACAAATACTCTCAGTACACCGAGAAAGTGTTACCGTACACGGTGTCGAAGTACAGAGACGACGACTCCTCCCCAAAAAGCGATATCGATATCTACAGGGAATTAGAGAAGCTCGATAAAATCTCGTCCGCGCAGGTGCTACCAGACCCAACTCTGGAACTTCCTCAGAAGGAACTATCGTCGATTCCATACGTCCCCAACACGTCGCCGTTTAAGGACGTATCGCCTTTAAGGTACTCTAAGCCAGTTTCCATCGCCAGTTATGATACATCGCCTTTGAAAAGCGCCTACGATCCCTACAAAACCTTCGACTTCAAGCTCAAACTGTCGCCCAAGCAAGCTTCGACCAACCCCTTCGTAACCCCTTACGACAAGCCCATTATAGACACCAATTTTGAATACATTAACAACAAGCCAGAGATCCTGACGAACACTTTCGATCTGCCCCTGAAGAGTCCAATGATGACGAAAGAGTCCTTGGAGTTTCGAGTGAGATACGAAGAGGAGTCTGCCAGGGATGTCACCAGTGATTACATGTCCCTTCAGACCAACAGAACGATAACAACTTCGAATAAAACATCCTACTACAGTAATGGTAATAGTGAGCCTTTGACGCCTACGAAGTATTTACCCAAAGAGGAGAGGTGCTTAGATTCCACTGGATCCTCTTTCTTGGACTATTCTAGCGAAGCTTCGGACCTCCTTCGTCGAAAGTACGACGCACTGTCGCCCAAGGAATATTCCCATGGGAAGAGCATGGAGTACGATAGACACCGAGGCACTCTGCCCTCGATAGACGCAGAGTCAGACATAGGATCGTACTTGCCAACGAAGCCCAGGGACTACCATCCGCTGTCACCGAGTCGCCAGTTCGCTGAGCAGCACTTCACTTCTCCTATAAACCATTATGCCTCGAAACTGTCGCCTGGCCTGGTTGACGAGACCAAGAGGCCAGTCTCTCACCCAGAGTACGCTGGTAAGGTGAATATCAGCAAGTACACCGAGTTGCCCGACAGGGCAGGGTCCAGTAGCTACAGGAAGTCTTCTCTGAGTCTCGGTAACATAGGGAACTCGAGCAAAGGTGTCGAAAATAATTACATCGCGGCGACCAGCCCCAAGACACAGTTCAGTCCCTTCCCTGTGAGGAACCCTCCCAGGAAGCCCAAAGAGCTGACCCTTAAATTGGGCCTCTACTCACCCAAAGAGTCTGACATGGAGCAGCTGAAGAGGTCATAG